In Streptomyces canus, one DNA window encodes the following:
- a CDS encoding ATP-binding protein yields MRRRNVIGRFPVQANGASTPWRGAKEVSGVALVVAQEVPTSSSMAIPHGPAGVGEARHHMRVQLRRGGVTESVIDDAVLILSELLSNACKHGRPLGDALAGDGDVRAAWRVDTGGRLTVEVTDGGGPTRPAPATPSVTAHGGRGLNIITALADDWGVRDDARGEVTVWVIVHSDVHDPDAGCRRDDFATRVVAPSVAIPDLDFSDAFDDLD; encoded by the coding sequence ATGCGTCGGCGGAACGTGATTGGCCGGTTTCCGGTACAGGCCAATGGGGCATCCACACCGTGGCGTGGGGCGAAGGAGGTCTCGGGGGTGGCGTTGGTGGTGGCACAGGAGGTGCCCACGTCGTCGAGCATGGCCATACCCCATGGCCCTGCGGGCGTGGGGGAAGCGAGACACCATATGCGCGTGCAGCTGCGCAGGGGTGGCGTGACGGAATCGGTCATCGACGACGCCGTACTGATTCTTTCCGAGCTCTTGAGCAACGCGTGCAAACACGGTCGGCCGCTGGGCGACGCCCTGGCCGGGGACGGTGACGTCCGCGCCGCCTGGCGGGTGGACACGGGCGGCAGGCTCACGGTCGAGGTGACGGACGGCGGCGGGCCCACCCGCCCGGCTCCGGCCACACCCTCGGTCACCGCGCACGGTGGCCGCGGGCTGAACATCATCACCGCGCTGGCCGACGACTGGGGCGTCAGGGACGACGCCCGGGGCGAGGTCACGGTCTGGGTGATCGTCCATTCGGACGTTCACGATCCGGACGCCGGGTGCCGCCGGGACGACTTCGCCACGCGTGTCGTGGCCCCATCGGTGGCGATACCCGACCTGGACTTCTCGGACGCGTTCGACGATCTCGACTGA
- a CDS encoding glycerophosphodiester phosphodiesterase → MTHARQQLTQVVAHRGASEDAPEHTLAAYRKAIEDGADALECDVRLTADGHLVCVHDRRVNRTSNGRGAVSALELSDLAALDFGSRKTREFWRTRDEEPDWVYRPEDREDTSVLTLERLLELVADAGRRVEMAIETKHPTRWAGQVEERLLVLLKRFGLDAPASAAESPIRVMSFSARSLHRVRAASPTLPTVYLLQFVSPRLRDGRLPAGVGIAGPSIRIVRNHPGYIERLKRAGHQVHVWTVNEPEDVDLCVELGIDAIITNRPRAVLDRLGR, encoded by the coding sequence GTGACCCACGCACGGCAGCAGCTGACTCAAGTCGTCGCCCACCGCGGAGCCTCGGAAGACGCTCCCGAGCACACTCTCGCCGCGTACCGGAAGGCGATCGAGGACGGTGCGGACGCCCTCGAATGCGATGTACGTCTCACAGCCGACGGTCATCTCGTGTGCGTCCACGACCGACGGGTCAACCGTACGTCCAACGGCCGCGGCGCGGTCTCGGCCCTCGAGCTCTCCGATCTCGCCGCCCTGGACTTCGGCTCCCGCAAGACCCGGGAGTTCTGGCGCACCCGCGACGAGGAGCCGGACTGGGTGTACCGGCCCGAGGACCGGGAGGACACCTCCGTCCTCACCCTGGAGCGGCTGCTCGAACTCGTCGCCGACGCGGGGCGCCGGGTGGAGATGGCCATCGAGACCAAGCACCCGACGCGCTGGGCCGGCCAGGTGGAGGAGCGGCTGCTGGTGCTCCTGAAGCGGTTCGGCCTGGACGCCCCCGCCTCGGCCGCCGAGTCGCCGATCAGGGTCATGAGCTTCTCGGCCCGGTCGCTGCATCGCGTGCGTGCCGCCTCGCCGACCCTTCCGACGGTCTATCTGTTGCAGTTCGTCTCGCCCCGGCTGCGGGACGGCCGGCTGCCCGCGGGGGTGGGGATCGCGGGCCCCTCGATCCGCATCGTGCGCAACCACCCCGGCTACATCGAACGCCTGAAGCGGGCGGGTCACCAGGTGCACGTGTGGACCGTGAACGAGCCCGAGGACGTGGACCTCTGCGTCGAGCTCGGCATCGACGCCATCATCACCAATCGCCCTCGCGCGGTGCTCGACCGACTGGGCCGCTGA
- a CDS encoding S1C family serine protease, with the protein MSTENEGTAVPPAPSAPPVPVDAPAASTPQASEAGAPTTPIPPVPPHASGGAQGPELVHAGPAPAYSSAEGGAHQGAGGTPQHPGPGPEGAWPPPQAPGTPLYADGGAGGAGGAGGAWGSGYQQPAPKPKNGRGGLVAAVLVAALVAGGLGGGLGYTLAKDNDNGSSTTLSASDSGGSVKRDAGTVAGVAQKALPSTVTIEAESTNGEGGTGTGFVFDTQGHIVTNNHVVADAVDGGKLSATFPNGKKYDAEVVGHAQGYDVAVIKLKNAPSDLKPLTLGNSDQVAVGDSTIAIGAPFGLSNTVTTGIISAKDRPVASSDGSGSNASYMSALQTDASINPGNSGGPLLDAQGNVIGINSAIQSTSGGGLGGTSQSGSIGLGFAIPINQAKYVAQQLIQTGKPVYAKIGASVSLEDSTGGAKITTEGAGGADPVEAGGPAAKAGLKPGDVITKLDDHVIDSGPTLIGEIWTHKPGDKVKITYERGGQTHTVDLTLGARTGDS; encoded by the coding sequence GTGAGCACCGAGAACGAGGGCACCGCGGTACCCCCGGCCCCGTCCGCACCCCCCGTGCCGGTGGACGCTCCCGCGGCTTCGACGCCCCAGGCTTCCGAGGCGGGCGCCCCCACCACCCCGATCCCACCGGTGCCGCCACACGCCTCCGGCGGCGCACAGGGGCCGGAACTCGTGCATGCGGGGCCGGCTCCGGCGTACTCCTCGGCGGAGGGTGGTGCTCACCAGGGCGCGGGCGGCACCCCGCAGCACCCCGGTCCGGGCCCCGAGGGCGCCTGGCCGCCGCCGCAGGCCCCGGGCACCCCCTTGTACGCCGACGGCGGCGCGGGCGGGGCGGGCGGGGCGGGCGGAGCCTGGGGTTCGGGTTACCAGCAGCCCGCGCCGAAGCCGAAGAACGGCCGTGGTGGTCTCGTCGCCGCTGTCCTGGTGGCGGCGCTCGTCGCCGGCGGCCTGGGCGGCGGCCTCGGCTACACCCTGGCCAAGGACAACGACAACGGCTCCTCGACGACCCTCTCCGCCTCCGACAGCGGCGGCAGCGTCAAGCGGGACGCCGGTACCGTCGCGGGCGTGGCGCAGAAGGCCCTGCCCAGCACGGTCACCATCGAGGCCGAGTCCACCAACGGCGAGGGCGGCACCGGCACCGGATTCGTCTTCGACACCCAGGGCCACATCGTCACCAACAACCACGTGGTGGCCGACGCGGTCGACGGTGGCAAACTGAGCGCCACCTTCCCGAACGGCAAGAAGTACGACGCCGAGGTGGTCGGCCACGCGCAGGGCTACGACGTGGCCGTCATCAAGCTCAAGAACGCGCCGAGTGACCTCAAGCCGCTCACCCTGGGCAACTCCGACCAGGTGGCGGTCGGCGACTCCACGATCGCGATCGGCGCGCCCTTCGGCCTGTCGAACACCGTCACGACGGGCATCATCAGCGCGAAGGACCGCCCGGTGGCATCGAGCGACGGCAGCGGCAGCAACGCCTCCTACATGAGCGCGTTGCAGACGGACGCGTCCATCAACCCGGGCAACTCGGGAGGCCCCCTCCTCGACGCGCAGGGCAACGTGATCGGCATCAACTCCGCGATCCAGTCCACCAGCGGCGGCGGCCTCGGCGGCACCAGCCAGTCCGGCTCGATCGGCCTCGGCTTCGCCATCCCGATCAACCAGGCCAAGTACGTCGCCCAGCAGCTGATCCAGACCGGCAAGCCGGTCTACGCCAAGATCGGCGCGTCCGTCTCCCTGGAGGACTCCACGGGCGGGGCGAAGATCACCACCGAGGGTGCCGGCGGCGCCGACCCGGTCGAGGCGGGCGGCCCCGCCGCCAAGGCCGGCCTCAAGCCCGGCGACGTCATCACGAAGCTGGACGACCACGTGATCGACTCCGGCCCCACCCTGATCGGCGAGATCTGGACCCACAAGCCCGGCGACAAGGTCAAGATCACCTACGAGCGCGGCGGCCAGACCCACACGGTGGATCTCACCCTGGGCGCCCGCACAGGGGACAGCTGA
- a CDS encoding tyrosine-type recombinase/integrase, with protein sequence MHSYDVRLWSVRKRPSKTSPFQLRWQVDGTEFSERFATKTLADARRAELLTATRKGEPFDTETGLPVSEVRERNRTSWYAHARAHAARKWPTAAAKHRASIAESLTIATMALCPAGKGRPEDALLRRALYQWGFNAGRRDQEPPEAEAKALAWVERNAPAVVDLDSAKRVRTVLEHLAKRLNGKPAAANTFRRRRAVLSNCLRLAVEHELLPGNPLLRVHWETPKAVEELDVRSVATPVQARALLDAVRAQGTRGAHLVAFFACIYYAAMRPEEVSMLSADQCELPEEGWGRLMLSGARPQVGSAWTDDGKPYEERQLKHRARRAVRPVPIPPVLVAILRTHLDTFGTTPEGRLFSAVRGGPIRSQEYGAAWKEARKKVLTPAQVASPLAAIPYDLRHACVSFWLRSGVSLAETARRAGQSVAVLQRYYAKVLDGEEAKMNALIEQGLAEQEGEAEEA encoded by the coding sequence ATGCACAGCTACGACGTGCGCCTCTGGAGCGTCCGCAAGCGCCCCAGCAAGACGTCTCCGTTCCAACTGCGTTGGCAGGTTGATGGGACGGAGTTCAGTGAGAGGTTCGCGACCAAGACGCTCGCCGACGCCCGCCGGGCGGAGCTGCTGACGGCGACTCGTAAGGGCGAGCCGTTCGACACGGAGACAGGGCTACCCGTCTCCGAAGTACGGGAGCGGAACCGCACGAGTTGGTACGCCCACGCTCGTGCACACGCCGCCCGCAAGTGGCCGACAGCGGCAGCGAAGCACCGCGCGAGCATTGCGGAAAGCCTGACCATCGCCACCATGGCTCTGTGCCCGGCGGGTAAGGGACGCCCGGAAGACGCCCTCCTGCGCCGGGCCCTCTACCAGTGGGGTTTCAATGCCGGGCGGCGTGACCAGGAACCGCCGGAAGCGGAAGCCAAGGCCCTGGCATGGGTGGAACGCAACGCGCCGGCGGTAGTCGATCTGGACAGTGCCAAGCGCGTACGCACGGTGCTGGAACACCTGGCCAAGCGACTGAATGGGAAGCCCGCGGCAGCCAACACGTTCCGGCGGCGCCGTGCGGTGCTGAGCAACTGCCTACGGCTGGCCGTGGAGCACGAGTTGCTGCCCGGTAATCCCCTGCTCCGGGTCCACTGGGAGACGCCCAAGGCAGTCGAAGAACTCGACGTGCGCAGCGTCGCCACACCCGTACAGGCACGAGCCCTGCTCGACGCGGTACGTGCACAGGGCACTCGCGGCGCCCACCTGGTCGCGTTCTTCGCCTGCATCTACTACGCGGCGATGCGCCCGGAAGAGGTGTCGATGCTGAGTGCTGACCAGTGCGAACTACCGGAGGAAGGGTGGGGCCGACTCATGCTCTCTGGTGCCCGGCCTCAGGTGGGTTCCGCATGGACGGACGATGGCAAGCCGTACGAGGAACGGCAACTGAAGCATCGGGCCCGCCGCGCGGTACGGCCAGTGCCGATCCCGCCGGTATTGGTCGCCATCCTGCGCACCCATCTAGACACGTTCGGGACCACTCCTGAGGGCCGACTCTTCAGCGCCGTACGCGGCGGGCCGATTCGTTCACAGGAGTATGGCGCCGCCTGGAAGGAAGCCCGCAAGAAGGTGCTCACGCCCGCCCAAGTCGCCTCCCCTCTGGCCGCAATCCCGTACGACCTACGGCACGCCTGTGTGTCGTTCTGGCTCCGCTCAGGGGTGAGTCTTGCCGAGACCGCCCGTCGCGCGGGGCAGAGCGTCGCCGTTCTTCAGCGCTACTACGCCAAGGTGCTGGACGGCGAGGAAGCGAAGATGAACGCCCTTATTGAGCAGGGGCTGGCGGAGCAGGAGGGAGAGGCCGAGGAGGCCTGA
- a CDS encoding helix-turn-helix transcriptional regulator: protein MASTEKLELREVLKEIKMSRAAFYRMRARGKAPKLIKLPNGQLRCRRSDLDAWWAKHEMSV, encoded by the coding sequence TTGGCCAGCACCGAGAAGCTCGAACTCCGCGAAGTCCTCAAAGAGATCAAGATGAGTCGTGCCGCGTTCTACCGCATGCGCGCCCGTGGCAAGGCCCCCAAGCTCATCAAACTCCCCAACGGGCAGCTCCGTTGCCGCCGCAGCGATCTCGACGCGTGGTGGGCGAAGCACGAGATGAGCGTCTGA
- a CDS encoding DUF3631 domain-containing protein yields the protein MTEIIDGAALLDEVEAFHRRFNVFPIESAYVAVVLWDAHAHLIDCFETTPRIAFLSPEPGSGKSRALEIVELLTPRPVATVSASANALYRLVDSAEGLPTVLFDEVDTIFGPKAGADEALRGFLNAGYRRIGGALRCVGEGSNQNAMVFNSYCAVAMAGLGSLPDTVLTRSVIIRMRKRAPNEKVEPYRQRSHEKQGHALRDRLAKWADTVRDQVAGAWPEMPEGVSDRPADVWEALLAVADAAGGDWPVRARKACVELIAAVHDNDEASLGVRLLTDLRDKVFCGADRMPTAAIIECLLRMDDAPWGDLDDKPINSRTLAKMLGQYVTPANKPIKPRGIRTPSGFPKGYYAEDLTDAWTRYCPPHPGESATSATSATPQVNGGESVADTATVIRHTSAETATQPVLSG from the coding sequence ATGACCGAGATCATCGACGGGGCCGCGCTGCTGGACGAGGTGGAAGCCTTCCACCGCCGTTTCAACGTCTTCCCCATCGAATCCGCCTACGTCGCCGTCGTGCTGTGGGACGCGCACGCCCACCTGATCGACTGCTTCGAGACCACGCCCCGGATCGCGTTCCTGTCCCCGGAGCCGGGATCGGGCAAGTCGCGGGCGCTGGAGATCGTGGAACTCCTCACGCCCCGCCCGGTAGCGACCGTGTCCGCATCCGCCAATGCCCTGTACAGGCTCGTCGACTCCGCTGAGGGTCTGCCGACCGTGCTGTTCGACGAGGTAGACACCATCTTCGGACCCAAGGCGGGCGCCGATGAGGCCCTGCGAGGCTTCCTGAACGCCGGATACCGGCGTATCGGCGGGGCCCTGCGGTGCGTCGGTGAGGGTTCCAACCAGAATGCGATGGTCTTCAACTCCTACTGCGCCGTGGCCATGGCCGGGCTCGGCTCCCTGCCCGACACCGTGCTGACCCGATCCGTCATCATCCGCATGCGCAAGCGCGCCCCCAACGAGAAGGTGGAGCCCTACCGGCAGCGCTCACACGAGAAGCAGGGTCACGCACTGCGGGACAGGCTCGCCAAGTGGGCCGACACCGTCCGCGACCAGGTTGCGGGTGCCTGGCCGGAGATGCCCGAAGGAGTCTCCGACCGGCCGGCCGACGTGTGGGAGGCCCTGCTCGCGGTCGCGGACGCAGCCGGCGGTGACTGGCCCGTGCGGGCCCGGAAAGCGTGCGTGGAACTGATCGCCGCCGTTCACGACAACGACGAAGCCTCCCTGGGCGTGCGCCTGTTGACGGATCTGCGAGACAAGGTGTTCTGCGGAGCGGACCGCATGCCCACGGCGGCCATCATCGAATGCCTGCTGCGCATGGACGATGCCCCGTGGGGAGACCTGGACGACAAGCCGATCAACTCCCGCACTCTGGCCAAGATGCTGGGCCAGTACGTCACCCCGGCCAACAAGCCGATCAAGCCGCGCGGCATCCGCACCCCCTCGGGGTTCCCCAAGGGCTACTACGCGGAAGACCTCACGGACGCCTGGACCCGGTACTGCCCTCCGCACCCCGGAGAATCCGCCACGTCCGCCACGTCCGCCACACCGCAGGTCAACGGGGGTGAATCCGTGGCGGATACCGCCACAGTCATCCGCCACACGTCCGCAGAAACCGCCACACAGCCCGTTCTCTCCGGCTGA
- a CDS encoding bifunctional DNA primase/polymerase → MTHDARAALLCAALDAAGRGWPVILLHPRDKRPAGHAEKYCPHTGRCVDGHKTPEQRATTDPELLTVAWAQRPYNVGIATGPAGLLVVDLDTLKPEDPKGTPDGATSFAALCERAGQAAPDTYRVRTARGGEHLYFTQPPGVRLHNSAGRLAKKIDTRGWGGYVVAAGSTTPEGRYSVLDDRAPIPLPTWLHDALKPPQRPHYAMPNSMKSASGYSAAALRGEADNVATAAPGTRNAVLLRAARALGRLVASGDLARGEVEEALSRAAAANATQPQRYYDDVITRGLDWSIAHNSPGGRAA, encoded by the coding sequence ATGACTCATGACGCCCGCGCCGCGCTTCTCTGCGCGGCGCTGGACGCTGCAGGACGCGGCTGGCCCGTCATCCTGCTGCATCCCCGCGACAAGCGGCCCGCTGGCCACGCGGAGAAGTACTGCCCCCACACCGGCCGCTGCGTCGACGGGCACAAGACCCCCGAGCAGCGCGCCACCACCGACCCCGAACTGCTCACCGTCGCATGGGCCCAACGGCCCTACAACGTCGGCATCGCCACCGGCCCCGCCGGGCTGCTGGTCGTCGACCTGGACACGCTCAAGCCCGAAGATCCGAAAGGAACGCCTGACGGCGCCACTTCCTTCGCGGCGCTCTGCGAGCGCGCCGGACAGGCCGCCCCCGACACCTACCGGGTGCGGACTGCGCGCGGTGGGGAGCACCTGTACTTCACTCAACCCCCGGGCGTCCGGCTGCACAACAGTGCCGGACGGCTCGCGAAGAAGATCGACACCCGCGGGTGGGGCGGCTACGTCGTCGCCGCCGGCAGTACCACCCCCGAGGGCCGGTACAGCGTCCTCGACGACCGGGCGCCCATCCCGCTGCCCACGTGGCTGCACGACGCCCTGAAGCCCCCTCAGCGCCCTCACTACGCCATGCCGAACTCTATGAAGAGCGCCAGCGGATACTCCGCGGCGGCGCTGCGGGGCGAAGCCGACAACGTGGCCACCGCCGCGCCCGGCACCCGCAACGCCGTACTGCTGCGGGCCGCCCGCGCCCTGGGGCGGCTGGTCGCATCCGGCGACCTCGCCCGCGGGGAGGTCGAGGAGGCTCTTAGTAGGGCGGCAGCGGCCAACGCGACACAGCCCCAGCGCTACTACGACGACGTCATCACACGTGGTCTGGACTGGTCCATCGCCCACAACAGCCCCGGTGGGAGGGCCGCATGA
- a CDS encoding RRQRL motif-containing zinc-binding protein, protein MPTAYAKCFDPNGVRFGIPTYPWRMAPAGYSTRRQLRAKGLRPGGQPIAAQVMVTNRKTGTPRVAFLYREDLAMPVRPMTSRKWGALALAMLARRTCPRCRLDVGYCIPTSHGICGLCLVAEEQAAT, encoded by the coding sequence ATGCCGACCGCCTACGCGAAGTGTTTCGACCCGAACGGGGTGCGCTTCGGCATACCGACCTACCCGTGGCGCATGGCCCCTGCTGGCTACTCCACCCGCCGCCAGCTGCGCGCGAAGGGCTTACGGCCCGGCGGACAGCCGATCGCCGCACAGGTCATGGTCACCAACCGCAAGACGGGGACGCCCCGCGTCGCCTTCCTCTACCGCGAGGACCTGGCCATGCCGGTCCGTCCGATGACCTCGCGCAAGTGGGGCGCCCTCGCGCTGGCGATGCTCGCGCGGCGCACGTGCCCGCGCTGCCGCCTGGACGTCGGTTACTGCATCCCCACCTCACACGGCATCTGCGGCCTGTGCCTGGTCGCCGAAGAACAGGCCGCTACCTGA
- a CDS encoding DUF2637 domain-containing protein has protein sequence MNAVQIRSAERALSIGTWLIVAGAMLYSILTVTPLAAAHTPDKWKWTAPILPLVVDAAVVIVVRLDAVLARLGGHGGKWPVVLRWMTGCMTLALNVADSALNNDLVGVAVHAVAPLLLIVTAETGLAYRRAIAAAVAELETRQQEQREARERAIAEQRETAARLAREEREHAAVLAREQREHEARLIREQAEREERARREEREQAAAREQAEREAHERAEREREQQARERERREREAAERAAQERAARAERERREQAERQARAERERAALLAAGPAAEKLPEDRAREMVQAAFEVGLPVRSAAELCGWSVGWVSTRYQEFRDAGHPEFEADGAVL, from the coding sequence GTGAACGCTGTTCAGATCCGTTCAGCCGAGCGCGCCCTGTCCATCGGTACGTGGCTGATCGTGGCGGGCGCGATGCTCTACTCGATCCTCACCGTCACCCCCCTCGCCGCCGCCCACACCCCGGACAAGTGGAAGTGGACCGCCCCGATCCTGCCCCTGGTGGTGGATGCCGCGGTGGTCATCGTGGTCCGCCTCGATGCGGTGCTGGCCCGGCTCGGAGGACACGGCGGGAAGTGGCCCGTCGTGCTGCGCTGGATGACCGGCTGCATGACCCTCGCCCTGAACGTCGCCGACTCCGCCCTGAACAACGACCTGGTCGGCGTGGCCGTGCACGCGGTCGCACCCCTCCTGCTGATCGTCACCGCGGAAACCGGGCTCGCCTACCGGCGGGCAATCGCCGCCGCCGTGGCCGAGCTGGAGACACGGCAGCAGGAACAGCGCGAAGCCCGCGAGCGGGCGATTGCCGAGCAGCGTGAGACGGCCGCCCGCCTGGCCCGTGAGGAGCGCGAGCACGCCGCCGTGTTGGCGCGTGAACAGCGTGAACACGAAGCCCGCCTGATCCGCGAACAAGCTGAACGCGAGGAGCGGGCCCGCCGCGAGGAACGCGAGCAGGCCGCGGCCCGTGAGCAGGCTGAGCGGGAGGCGCATGAACGCGCTGAGCGCGAGCGTGAACAGCAGGCCCGCGAGCGTGAACGCCGTGAACGCGAGGCCGCTGAACGGGCCGCACAGGAGCGGGCCGCGCGGGCAGAGCGTGAACGCCGTGAACAGGCTGAGCGTCAGGCCCGTGCCGAGCGTGAACGCGCCGCGCTGCTGGCCGCCGGGCCCGCTGCCGAGAAGCTCCCCGAGGACCGTGCCCGCGAGATGGTGCAGGCCGCGTTCGAGGTAGGGCTTCCGGTGCGATCGGCTGCCGAGCTGTGCGGCTGGTCGGTGGGGTGGGTGTCCACTCGCTACCAGGAGTTCCGCGACGCCGGCCACCCCGAGTTCGAGGCTGACGGGGCGGTGCTCTGA
- a CDS encoding DUF6303 family protein, which translates to MTAQTFTAQMSVFKSQWRLYVVLLNTTDPWPEFSFDRTLPVPTFTERTEALSVLGFEPVPGAQWRWTEDSDDPDNPASPVVLIAATQVRPWTGAIA; encoded by the coding sequence GTGACGGCACAGACGTTCACGGCGCAGATGTCCGTGTTCAAGAGCCAGTGGCGCCTGTACGTGGTGCTGCTGAACACCACCGACCCGTGGCCGGAGTTCAGCTTCGACCGGACCCTTCCGGTGCCGACGTTCACGGAGCGTACGGAGGCGCTCAGCGTCCTCGGTTTCGAGCCGGTTCCGGGCGCTCAGTGGCGGTGGACCGAGGACAGCGACGACCCCGACAACCCTGCCTCGCCGGTCGTGCTGATCGCCGCGACGCAGGTGCGTCCATGGACGGGGGCGATCGCGTGA
- a CDS encoding DUF6284 family protein, with protein sequence MNPIVTVQDAVTAFADWNEPTDAELDAIETEMPFILADIELLDAHIATLDRTPSELDQRRIRRARRRALAARVELINHTVTASGVGA encoded by the coding sequence ATGAACCCCATCGTGACTGTTCAGGATGCTGTTACCGCGTTCGCCGACTGGAACGAGCCGACGGATGCGGAGCTGGATGCGATCGAGACCGAGATGCCATTCATCCTCGCGGACATTGAACTGCTGGACGCGCACATCGCCACCCTCGACCGCACGCCGAGCGAGCTGGACCAGCGGCGCATCCGCCGGGCCCGGCGCCGGGCACTGGCCGCGCGGGTGGAACTGATCAACCACACGGTCACGGCGTCGGGGGTCGGGGCGTGA
- a CDS encoding GntR family transcriptional regulator yields the protein MSKQPKYRQVADVLRREIDNGTYAPGARLPSENDLQERFDASRNTVRNGLSLLVGEGLISSSQGLGYEVKSQEVFELNASRFENLTFPQNGDAYSTDVTNAGRRPHQTFRVEMLPAPQEIAERLKVEPGTTAVLRFCHRYVDDVPWSTQATYYPSWLVDASPRLAEPGDIAEGTTRYLAAQGIEQIGYFDEIAARMPTPEEARLLEVGAGVPVLLWTRTGYSADRPIRCTVTTFRGDLNRMNYEIGDLTARSENT from the coding sequence ATGAGTAAGCAGCCGAAGTACCGACAGGTCGCGGACGTCCTACGTCGCGAGATCGACAACGGCACCTACGCGCCCGGCGCTCGGCTGCCTTCTGAGAACGACCTACAGGAGCGGTTCGACGCGTCGCGGAACACTGTCAGGAACGGTCTAAGCCTGCTGGTCGGCGAGGGCCTCATTTCGTCCAGTCAGGGGCTTGGCTACGAGGTGAAGTCGCAAGAGGTATTCGAACTCAACGCGTCTCGCTTCGAGAACCTGACCTTCCCGCAGAACGGCGACGCCTACAGCACGGACGTCACCAACGCGGGGCGTCGGCCGCACCAGACGTTCCGAGTCGAGATGCTGCCGGCGCCCCAAGAGATCGCCGAGCGCTTGAAGGTCGAGCCCGGTACGACGGCAGTATTGCGGTTTTGTCATCGCTATGTGGACGACGTCCCTTGGTCCACCCAGGCGACCTACTATCCGTCATGGCTGGTCGACGCATCACCGCGACTGGCTGAGCCTGGAGACATCGCAGAGGGCACAACCCGTTACCTGGCTGCTCAAGGCATTGAGCAGATTGGGTACTTTGACGAAATCGCCGCGCGGATGCCCACCCCGGAGGAGGCACGGTTGTTGGAGGTCGGAGCAGGCGTACCGGTCCTGCTCTGGACGCGAACCGGCTACTCGGCTGACCGCCCGATCCGGTGCACCGTCACCACCTTCCGGGGCGACTTGAACCGGATGAACTACGAGATCGGCGATCTGACCGCCCGGAGCGAGAACACGTGA
- a CDS encoding GNAT family N-acetyltransferase → MIITLAEPHDVAKLLAFREEAAAWLRGLGSDQWSRPYPADKLLATIEAGTVFMLRDGHTTAGTITLTPDAEDGLWTDDELTEPSMFINKLTVAREYAGQNLGGRLLDWAGDRAQRAGARWIRLDAWTTNDALQRYYLEHGFTHIRTVRGGGAVNGGPRVSGWLAQRPARLADHGFMDRTPAPARLPFAA, encoded by the coding sequence GTGATCATCACGCTTGCTGAGCCGCACGATGTAGCCAAACTGTTGGCCTTCCGTGAGGAGGCTGCGGCTTGGCTACGTGGGCTCGGCTCTGACCAGTGGAGCCGTCCATATCCGGCTGACAAGCTGCTCGCCACGATCGAAGCGGGCACGGTGTTCATGCTTCGCGACGGGCACACAACCGCCGGCACCATCACGCTCACACCGGACGCCGAAGACGGCCTCTGGACTGACGATGAACTGACCGAACCGTCGATGTTCATCAATAAGCTCACTGTCGCCCGCGAATACGCTGGCCAGAATCTTGGTGGTCGACTGCTCGACTGGGCAGGCGATCGGGCGCAACGTGCGGGAGCCCGGTGGATTCGGTTGGACGCATGGACGACGAATGATGCGCTCCAGCGGTACTACCTAGAACACGGCTTCACACACATCCGTACGGTCCGGGGGGGTGGCGCGGTGAACGGCGGCCCACGAGTCTCCGGTTGGCTCGCACAGCGCCCTGCACGGTTGGCAGATCACGGATTTATGGACCGAACGCCAGCCCCAGCGCGGCTTCCCTTTGCTGCCTGA